Proteins encoded together in one Triticum dicoccoides isolate Atlit2015 ecotype Zavitan chromosome 7B, WEW_v2.0, whole genome shotgun sequence window:
- the LOC119342135 gene encoding UDP-glucosyltransferase UGT13248-like, translated as MTKSTTAGTSTSSATSSSGDEGGGGAHVLLVPLPAQGHMNPMLQLGRRLAYHGLPPTLAGTRYVLSTGPPPGDPFCVAAFSDGFDAGGMASCPDPVEYCRRAEAVGSQTLAQVIAAEARAGRTPSVMVYDPHMSWAPRVAKAAFMSQSCAVDLIYGEAWAGRAPLPMADGSALRRSGAVSVDLGPEDLSPFVVSPELYPKYLDVSIRQFEGLEDAGDVLVNSFRDLEPQEAECMESRWRAKTVGPTLPSFFLDDGRLPANKAYGVNFFSSDTPCMAWLDRQPPCSVVVASYGTVYSLDAGELNELGNGLCGSGKPFLWVVRSNEAQKISQELHGRCKDNRLIVPWCPQLQVLAHKAIHCFLTHCGWNSTTEALVTGVPMVVMPRSADQPTTAKYMKSAWRIGVRIRTDEKGLVRREEVERCIRKVMDGEGKVEYRKNATK; from the exons atgaccaagtcgaccacagctgggacctcgacttca AGCGCGACCTCATCGTCCGGCGATGAGGGCGGGGGCGGCGCGCACGTCCTGCTGGTGCCGCTGCCGGCGCAGGGCCACATGAACCCGATGCTCCAGCTCGGCCGCCGCCTCGCGTACCACGGCCTGCCCcccacgctcgccggcacgcgctacGTGCTCTCCACGGGCCCACCCCCCGGCGACCCATTCTGCGTCGCCGCCTTCTCTGACGGCTTCGACGCCGGCGGCATGGCCTCCTGCCCGGACCCCGTCGAGTACTGCCGCAGGGCCGAGGCCGTGGGGTCCCAGACGCTGGCGCAGGTCATTGCCGCCGAGGCGCGCGCCGGGAGGACGCCGTCAGTCATGGTCTACGACCCGCACATGTCCTGGGCGCCCCGGGTGGCCAAGGCCGCGTTCATGTCGCAGTCGTGCGCCGTGGACCTCATCTACGGCGAGGCCTGGGCGGGGCGCGCGCCGCTGCCCATGGCCGACGGGAGTGCGCTGCGCCGCAGTGGTGCCGTGAGCGTGGACCTCGGACCGGAGGACCTGTCGCCGTTCGTGGTGTCGCCGGAGCTGTACCCGAAGTACCTGGACGTGTCGATTCGGCAGTTCGAGGGCCTGGAAGACGCCGGCGACGTGCTCGTCAACTCCTTCCGTGACCTCGAGCCGCAGGAGGCCGAGTGCATGGAGTCCAGGTGGCGCGCCAAGACTGTCGGCCCGACGCTGCCGTCCTTCTTCCTCGACGACGGCCGCCTACCGGCGAACAAGGCCTACGGCGTCAACTTCTTCAGCAGTGACACGCCGTGCATGGCATGGCTGGATAGGCAGCCCCCTTGCTCGGTAGTCGTCGCGTCCTATGGGACGGTCTACAGCCTCGACGCCGGCGAGCTTAACGAGCTTGGAAATGGGCTCTGCGGTTCCGGCAAGCCTTTTCTCTGGGTCGTGAGGTCCAACGAGGCACAGAAGATATCTCAAGAGCTGCATGGCAGGTGCAAGGATAATCGATTGATTGTGCCTTGGTGTCCCCAGCTTCAGGTTCTCGCGCATAAGGCCATAC ATTGCTTTTTGACTCATTGTGGATGGAACTCAACGACAGAAGCACTTGTTACCGGTGTGCCGATGGTGGTGATGCCGAGGTCGGCTGACCAACCAACCACGGCAAAGTACATGAAGAGCGCATGGCGCATCGGCGTGCGGATCCGGACAGATGAGAAAGGCTTGGtgaggagggaggaggtggagagGTGCATCAGGAAGGTGATGGATGGGGAGGGAAAGGTTGAGTACCGCAAAAATGCGAcaaaatga